A stretch of Longibacter salinarum DNA encodes these proteins:
- the atpD gene encoding F0F1 ATP synthase subunit beta — protein sequence MDAQTFTSRHRPSDSRSENEGSDPGKLPDGAVVSVRGSVVDVRFSGNLPDVHSRLLAGPVVLEVVEHVNAVTVRTLALVRTQGLARGDTVTDTGKPLQVPVGRATLGRVFNVMGETIDKKPPLDAPTLRSIHGPPVPISEQAARREILHTGIKAIDLLAPIERGGKAGLFGGAGVGKTVLLMEMIRNMVAVYEGVSLFCGIGERCREAEELYRETKQAGVLGDTVLIFGQMNEPPGARFRVGHAALTMAEYFRDDARQDVLLLIDNIFRFVQAGTEVSGLMGRFPSRLGYQPTLGTELSGLEERIANTRTGSITSVQAVYVPADDFTDPAVTHTFTHLSASIVLSRDRASQGLYPAIDPLESSSNMLSPRIAGERHYRVARAVRETLAQYEDLKDIIAMLGMEELSRDDQRTVHRARRIERFLTQPFVVTEPFTNRKGRSVSLEASLEGCERILNDDFADYPERELYMIGRIEEAEQRHRDAAAGGQSDE from the coding sequence ATGGACGCGCAGACATTCACCTCACGACACCGGCCGTCGGACAGCAGATCTGAAAATGAGGGCAGCGATCCCGGGAAGCTGCCCGATGGAGCAGTCGTTTCCGTGCGCGGAAGCGTCGTGGACGTTCGATTCTCCGGGAATCTCCCAGACGTTCACAGCCGATTGCTAGCAGGGCCAGTGGTCCTGGAGGTCGTAGAGCACGTGAATGCAGTGACGGTTCGGACGCTCGCACTCGTGCGGACGCAGGGGCTGGCGCGGGGCGATACGGTCACGGACACGGGGAAGCCCTTGCAGGTGCCGGTGGGACGGGCAACGCTCGGTCGCGTGTTCAACGTGATGGGCGAGACGATTGATAAGAAGCCGCCCCTGGACGCTCCCACGCTGCGGTCGATTCACGGTCCGCCGGTCCCGATTTCCGAGCAGGCTGCACGCCGCGAAATCCTGCATACGGGAATCAAAGCGATCGATCTGCTGGCTCCTATCGAGCGAGGGGGGAAAGCCGGCCTTTTCGGCGGCGCGGGGGTAGGAAAGACCGTGCTCCTCATGGAGATGATCCGCAACATGGTCGCGGTCTACGAGGGAGTAAGCCTGTTCTGTGGGATCGGTGAGCGTTGTCGCGAGGCTGAAGAATTGTATCGCGAAACGAAGCAGGCCGGCGTGTTGGGCGACACGGTTCTTATCTTCGGGCAAATGAACGAACCTCCGGGCGCACGCTTCCGCGTCGGACATGCGGCTCTCACGATGGCTGAGTATTTCCGGGACGACGCTCGACAGGATGTCCTCCTGCTGATCGACAACATCTTTCGCTTCGTACAGGCAGGGACGGAAGTCTCCGGGCTCATGGGACGATTTCCCTCGCGCCTGGGTTACCAACCGACGCTGGGCACGGAGCTCTCCGGCCTCGAAGAGCGCATTGCAAACACGCGGACTGGGTCAATCACCTCGGTTCAGGCGGTGTACGTGCCGGCGGATGATTTTACCGACCCGGCGGTCACGCACACGTTCACGCACCTGTCCGCGTCCATCGTGCTCTCGCGCGACCGGGCGAGTCAGGGGCTGTATCCCGCGATCGATCCGCTGGAGTCGAGTTCGAATATGCTGAGTCCGCGCATCGCCGGCGAGCGGCATTACCGGGTGGCTCGTGCCGTCCGCGAGACGCTCGCGCAGTACGAGGACCTGAAAGATATCATCGCAATGCTCGGTATGGAAGAACTCTCGCGCGACGATCAGCGAACGGTGCACCGTGCCCGGCGGATAGAGCGGTTCCTCACACAGCCGTTTGTCGTCACTGAGCCGTTTACCAACCGCAAGGGACGCTCCGTTTCGCTGGAGGCAAGTCTGGAAGGATGCGAACGCATCCTCAACGATGATTTCGCCGACTATCCAGAGCGGGAGTTGTACATGATCGGTCGTATCGAGGAAGCCGAACAACGACATCGCGACGCCGCGGCGGGGGGACAATCCGATGAATGA
- a CDS encoding AtpZ/AtpI family protein, with protein MKEKPDAEEEFARTIHAKEQRKADARERKRPGIVFGMGMFGLVGWSVAIPTLLCLALGVWIDARYETRFSWTLMMLAFGIMLGGMTAWYWVREESRHNR; from the coding sequence ATGAAAGAGAAACCCGACGCGGAGGAGGAGTTTGCGCGGACGATCCACGCAAAGGAGCAACGCAAGGCCGACGCCCGCGAACGGAAGCGGCCGGGCATTGTGTTCGGGATGGGCATGTTCGGGCTCGTCGGGTGGTCCGTCGCCATCCCGACGCTTCTGTGCCTGGCTCTCGGCGTCTGGATTGATGCCCGCTACGAGACACGGTTTTCCTGGACGCTCATGATGCTTGCTTTTGGGATCATGCTCGGCGGCATGACGGCCTGGTACTGGGTGCGTGAGGAAAGCCGACATAACCGATAA
- a CDS encoding F0F1 ATP synthase subunit delta, with product MQIDWFTFGAQIVNFLILIGLLKRFLYGPILDAMDRREASIRSRIAEAETKKEEAQQEGEHYRSLQLAFEAHREERMQEVEEDAEAHRHQLLARAREDIEYLEAQWREAIERDRAAFLHTVSERAVTETIELTRRVLNDLADADLEEQVMTVFLRHLQNPEDALAKKLVDAFEEADAEVTIRSAFELSDAQRARLLAVLQERAGHDLLLSTATDSGIGLGVEVQVANRTIGWTIDQYVEQLLEDVLRQLEADLDQRLTAGVSDASSMAWVRHR from the coding sequence GTGCAGATCGACTGGTTCACATTTGGAGCGCAGATCGTCAATTTTCTGATTCTGATCGGACTATTGAAGCGGTTCCTTTACGGCCCGATCCTGGACGCTATGGATCGCCGGGAAGCCTCCATCCGGTCGCGCATCGCCGAGGCTGAAACGAAGAAGGAAGAAGCGCAACAGGAGGGGGAGCACTACCGATCACTTCAGTTAGCTTTCGAGGCGCACCGGGAGGAACGGATGCAAGAGGTGGAGGAGGATGCAGAGGCTCACCGCCATCAACTTCTCGCTCGTGCCCGTGAGGATATTGAGTATCTGGAAGCGCAGTGGAGGGAGGCAATCGAGCGTGATCGCGCGGCGTTTTTGCACACCGTCTCCGAGCGTGCGGTGACGGAAACGATCGAGCTTACCCGACGCGTTCTGAACGATCTGGCGGACGCGGATCTGGAGGAACAGGTGATGACGGTCTTTCTCCGTCATTTACAGAACCCGGAGGATGCGCTGGCGAAAAAGCTAGTCGATGCTTTTGAGGAGGCCGATGCGGAGGTGACCATCCGTAGTGCCTTTGAGCTCTCCGATGCACAGCGTGCCCGTCTGTTGGCGGTGCTTCAGGAGCGAGCAGGTCACGATCTGCTGTTGTCGACGGCGACAGACAGCGGGATCGGTCTTGGCGTCGAGGTTCAGGTTGCGAATCGGACGATCGGGTGGACGATCGATCAATACGTCGAGCAGCTACTTGAGGATGTGCTCCGTCAGCTTGAGGCGGATCTCGATCAACGACTGACCGCGGGTGTTTCAGATGCCAGTTCCATGGCATGGGTCCGCCATAGATAA
- a CDS encoding F0F1 ATP synthase subunit epsilon — MTLLVLLPEKVLLRRPVRKIVAEGQSGAFGLLPRHVDFVEVLVPGILAFVPPNGEDEVFVAVDEGLLVKCGQQVRVSVRNAVIGPELGELEQTVRDRFQQIDAREQNMRTALAKLESEVIRSFIDT; from the coding sequence ATGACGCTGCTCGTTCTTCTCCCGGAGAAGGTTCTGCTCCGACGTCCGGTTCGGAAAATCGTAGCGGAGGGGCAGAGCGGGGCCTTCGGACTGTTGCCGAGACACGTCGACTTCGTGGAGGTGCTCGTTCCCGGCATCCTGGCTTTCGTGCCGCCAAATGGGGAAGATGAGGTGTTTGTCGCCGTGGATGAAGGTCTTCTGGTCAAATGTGGTCAGCAGGTGCGCGTGTCGGTGCGTAATGCAGTTATAGGACCAGAGCTCGGCGAACTGGAGCAGACCGTGCGCGACCGATTTCAGCAGATTGACGCCCGGGAGCAGAACATGCGGACGGCCCTCGCGAAACTGGAGTCAGAGGTGATTCGGAGTTTTATAGACACGTGA
- a CDS encoding F0F1 ATP synthase subunit C: protein MDSISLVGTVSIIVAGLTIAIGSIGPALGEGRALSEALNAMAQQPDEADTITRTLFVGLAMVESTAIYCFVISLIIVFANPFWDFVIQNAAP, encoded by the coding sequence ATGGACAGCATTAGCCTTGTTGGAACGGTTTCGATCATTGTCGCCGGACTCACCATTGCCATCGGCTCCATCGGGCCGGCGCTAGGTGAAGGCCGCGCCTTGTCCGAGGCGCTCAACGCCATGGCGCAGCAGCCGGATGAGGCCGACACGATCACGCGCACGTTATTCGTCGGGCTCGCGATGGTGGAGTCTACAGCGATTTACTGCTTCGTAATCTCGCTCATCATCGTATTCGCGAATCCGTTCTGGGATTTCGTCATCCAGAACGCCGCTCCGTGA
- a CDS encoding ATP synthase subunit I: MTYGLLLLSALIGGVALGTFYFGGLWYTVERIHDVSHPAYLLAGSFLVRAVVVLSGFVGITYAFGSRLEIVGTCLLGFMMVRLVLVRRWGPVPRAARPSG; this comes from the coding sequence ATGACGTACGGATTGCTGCTTCTTTCTGCCCTCATTGGCGGCGTCGCACTGGGGACCTTTTACTTTGGCGGACTCTGGTATACGGTTGAACGCATACATGACGTCTCTCATCCGGCGTACCTTCTGGCCGGAAGCTTTCTGGTGCGGGCTGTCGTCGTTCTGTCCGGCTTTGTCGGCATCACCTACGCATTCGGATCGCGGCTGGAGATCGTTGGCACGTGCCTTCTTGGCTTCATGATGGTTCGTCTCGTGCTCGTTCGCCGATGGGGTCCCGTGCCACGCGCCGCTCGTCCGTCGGGGTGA
- a CDS encoding F0F1 ATP synthase subunit A, with translation MEFSPDQIVYWEWRFVTINATLVYSWIVVFLLGAGAWLITRNLTMGSEIPRWQNGMEVLVGQILAQIETTGLRHPKRYLPFIGTLFIFIVTCNILGVVPGFVAPTASVTTPIALAMCVFVAVPVYGIINLGLKAYLKRYIRPTPLMLPFTIIGEISRTVALGIRLFGNMMSGNLIVAILLSLAPLLFPVAMQAFGLLIGVIQAYVFAVLALVYIASGARAHQDTVESATEDAEPTSTV, from the coding sequence ATGGAGTTCAGTCCGGATCAAATCGTTTACTGGGAATGGCGATTCGTCACCATCAACGCGACGCTCGTCTATTCATGGATCGTCGTGTTTCTGCTCGGTGCCGGGGCGTGGCTCATCACGCGCAACCTCACGATGGGCTCCGAAATACCGCGGTGGCAGAACGGGATGGAGGTGCTCGTCGGGCAGATTCTGGCGCAGATCGAGACGACCGGCCTTCGCCACCCGAAGCGGTATCTTCCGTTCATCGGCACGCTCTTCATTTTCATCGTTACCTGCAACATTCTCGGCGTCGTGCCCGGATTTGTCGCGCCCACTGCGTCGGTGACGACACCGATTGCACTTGCAATGTGCGTGTTCGTAGCGGTGCCCGTCTACGGCATCATAAATCTTGGTCTCAAAGCCTATCTCAAACGCTACATTCGGCCCACGCCGCTCATGCTGCCATTTACGATCATCGGAGAGATCTCGCGGACGGTGGCTCTCGGCATTCGGCTTTTCGGCAACATGATGAGCGGAAATCTGATCGTCGCGATTCTTCTCAGTCTCGCTCCGCTTTTGTTTCCCGTCGCCATGCAGGCGTTTGGTCTATTGATCGGCGTCATCCAGGCGTACGTGTTCGCCGTACTTGCGCTCGTCTACATCGCGTCCGGTGCGCGGGCTCACCAGGATACCGTAGAAAGCGCAACTGAGGACGCAGAACCAACTTCAACCGTTTAA